Proteins from one Deinococcus actinosclerus genomic window:
- a CDS encoding adenylate kinase — MTQPKHNVVIFLGPPGAGKGTQAERLAQDKDLVKISTGDILRDHVARGTELGQQVKPILDAGQLVPDDILIALIRDKLASMDAVRVIFDGFPRTSAQARELDVLLEELGAPVSAVPLLEVPDQVLIDRIVDRGRQAAARGEAVRSDDTEEVARRRQDIYREQTQPLIDYYSARGQLTRIDGVGSMDEVYGRILGSMQ; from the coding sequence GTGACTCAACCCAAACACAACGTCGTGATCTTCCTCGGGCCTCCCGGCGCGGGCAAGGGCACCCAGGCGGAGCGGCTGGCGCAGGACAAGGACCTGGTCAAGATCAGCACCGGCGACATCCTGCGCGACCACGTGGCGCGCGGCACCGAGCTGGGCCAGCAGGTCAAGCCCATTCTGGACGCCGGGCAGCTCGTGCCGGACGACATCCTGATCGCGCTGATCCGCGACAAGCTGGCCAGCATGGACGCCGTGCGCGTCATCTTCGACGGCTTCCCGCGCACGAGCGCCCAGGCGAGGGAACTGGACGTGCTGCTCGAGGAACTCGGCGCGCCCGTCAGTGCCGTGCCGCTGCTGGAAGTGCCGGATCAGGTGCTCATTGACCGGATCGTGGACCGGGGCCGGCAGGCCGCCGCGCGCGGTGAGGCGGTGCGCAGCGACGACACCGAGGAGGTGGCCCGCCGCCGCCAGGACATCTACCGCGAGCAGACCCAGCCGCTGATCGACTACTACAGCGCGCGGGGCCAGCTGACCCGCATCGACGGTGTGGGCAGCATGGATGAGGTCTACGGCCGCATCCTGGGCAGCATGCAGTAA
- a CDS encoding polysaccharide deacetylase family protein, whose product MLTSRLRALLLPLALISGAASSHAQARPMVLVYHQVGAGSGASLGIAPQGLRQRVETLRRLGYRFVTSSEAARAAPQEKVAVIQFDDGFESVYRLAFPVLRDLGVPGTAYVIWSRLDQPGSLSRAQVRELRAAGWEIGTHSHRHAALADLAPAGLRRELSVPDGEAARCVAYPLNRHDARVRRAAMAQGLSCGVAGGPPALGRPDPLALPAPAITPWDDTLLPLRARWGLDARAPLLLAGVTEPVLDTLLDQGAGEAPAVEPPLTWNPAHYELLGNGLISVAWRGERETRLAWREGRWSVNAAARRGVGRVDGAYTGGSVAFNVAPVTLAAGWDGSGPLLGGAVSLGGYGEVWGRASRLGGAWTWGAGATLIPVDYVQLSAAHGASGTQLGLRAALPWQDGEGRPLRLGGGYRWGEGAGPFAELEYRVGSYSLTAEVSGAGRFGVKFTSVW is encoded by the coding sequence ATGTTGACCTCCCGCCTGCGCGCGCTGCTCCTTCCCCTGGCCCTGATCTCCGGCGCGGCGTCCTCCCACGCCCAGGCGCGCCCCATGGTGCTCGTGTACCACCAGGTCGGGGCGGGCAGCGGGGCGTCGCTGGGCATCGCGCCGCAGGGCCTGCGGCAGCGGGTCGAGACCCTGCGCCGCCTCGGGTACCGCTTCGTGACCTCCAGCGAGGCCGCGCGCGCCGCCCCGCAGGAGAAGGTGGCCGTCATCCAGTTCGACGACGGCTTCGAGAGCGTGTACCGGCTGGCCTTCCCGGTGCTGCGTGACCTGGGGGTGCCCGGCACGGCGTACGTGATCTGGTCGCGGCTGGATCAGCCGGGCAGCCTGAGCCGCGCGCAGGTGCGTGAACTGCGCGCCGCCGGGTGGGAGATCGGCACGCACTCGCACCGGCACGCGGCGCTGGCCGACCTCGCCCCGGCGGGCCTGCGCCGCGAGCTGAGCGTCCCGGACGGCGAGGCGGCCCGCTGCGTCGCGTACCCGCTCAACCGTCACGACGCCCGGGTGCGCCGCGCGGCGATGGCGCAGGGGCTCTCGTGCGGGGTGGCCGGGGGGCCGCCCGCGCTGGGCCGCCCGGATCCGCTGGCGCTGCCCGCGCCGGCCATCACGCCCTGGGACGACACGCTGCTGCCCCTGCGGGCCCGCTGGGGGCTGGACGCCCGCGCGCCGCTGCTACTGGCCGGCGTGACCGAACCTGTGCTCGACACCCTGCTGGATCAGGGGGCGGGCGAGGCCCCGGCGGTCGAGCCGCCCCTGACCTGGAACCCGGCGCATTACGAGCTGCTGGGGAACGGACTGATCAGCGTCGCGTGGCGCGGCGAGCGTGAGACGCGGCTGGCATGGCGCGAGGGCCGCTGGAGCGTGAACGCCGCCGCACGCCGGGGGGTGGGACGCGTGGACGGCGCGTACACCGGGGGCAGCGTGGCGTTCAACGTCGCGCCGGTCACGCTGGCCGCCGGGTGGGACGGCAGCGGGCCGCTGCTGGGCGGCGCGGTGTCCCTGGGCGGGTACGGCGAGGTCTGGGGGCGGGCCAGTCGGCTGGGTGGCGCGTGGACGTGGGGTGCGGGCGCGACCCTGATTCCGGTGGATTACGTGCAGCTCAGTGCGGCTCACGGCGCATCGGGCACGCAGCTGGGCCTGCGGGCGGCGCTGCCCTGGCAGGACGGCGAGGGCCGGCCACTGCGGCTGGGCGGCGGGTACCGCTGGGGCGAGGGGGCCGGGCCCTTCGCGGAGCTGGAGTACCGGGTGGGCAGTTACAGCCTCACCGCCGAGGTGAGCGGCGCGGGCCGGTTCGGCGTGAAGTTCACGTCCGTCTGGTAA
- a CDS encoding ATP-binding protein translates to MTTPDATVLRQHAEQQYAHELAALAAHDTRPRPPRWNLSPHAVLTYLLGGTLPDGTEITAKYVGDRRLMEIAVATLATDRALLLLGVPGTAKSWVSEHLAAAISGDSTLLIQGTAGTAEDTLRYGWNYARLLAEGPSPAALVQSPILRAMQGGKIARLEELTRVQSDVQDTLITILSEKTLPVPELNTEIQAVHGFNLIATANTRDRGVNDLSSALKRRFNTVILPVPDTLDDEVRIVTARAQALSAALQIPAQPPALEEVRRIVTVFRELRSGTTEDGKTRLKSPSGSLSTAEAISVVSQSLSLAAHFGTGTLTPHDIAASLIGAIIKDPTQDALIWREYLETVTKKRDDWKDFYKACRAVS, encoded by the coding sequence ATGACCACCCCTGACGCCACCGTCCTGCGCCAGCACGCCGAGCAGCAGTACGCGCACGAACTCGCCGCCCTCGCCGCGCACGACACCCGCCCCCGCCCGCCCCGCTGGAACCTCAGCCCGCACGCCGTCCTGACGTACCTGCTCGGCGGCACCCTCCCCGACGGGACCGAGATCACCGCCAAATACGTCGGGGACCGCCGCCTCATGGAGATTGCCGTCGCCACGCTCGCCACCGACCGCGCCCTGCTCCTCCTGGGCGTGCCCGGCACCGCCAAGAGCTGGGTCAGCGAACACCTCGCCGCGGCCATCAGCGGCGACAGCACCCTCCTCATCCAGGGCACCGCAGGCACCGCCGAGGACACCCTCCGCTACGGCTGGAACTACGCCCGCCTCCTCGCCGAAGGCCCCAGCCCCGCCGCACTCGTCCAGAGCCCCATCCTGCGCGCCATGCAGGGCGGGAAGATCGCCCGCCTGGAAGAACTCACCCGCGTGCAGAGCGACGTGCAGGACACCCTCATCACCATCCTGTCCGAAAAGACCCTCCCCGTCCCCGAACTGAACACCGAAATCCAGGCCGTCCACGGCTTCAACCTCATCGCCACCGCCAACACCCGCGACCGCGGCGTCAACGACCTCTCCAGCGCCCTCAAGCGCCGCTTCAACACCGTCATCCTCCCCGTCCCCGACACCCTCGACGACGAAGTCCGCATCGTCACCGCCCGCGCCCAGGCCCTCAGCGCCGCCCTCCAGATCCCCGCCCAGCCCCCCGCCCTCGAAGAAGTCCGCCGGATCGTCACCGTCTTCCGCGAACTCCGCTCCGGCACCACCGAAGACGGCAAAACCCGCCTCAAAAGCCCCAGCGGCAGCCTCAGCACCGCCGAAGCCATCAGCGTCGTCAGCCAGAGCCTATCCCTCGCCGCGCACTTCGGCACCGGCACCCTCACCCCCCACGACATCGCCGCCAGCCTCATCGGCGCCATCATCAAAGACCCCACCCAGGACGCCCTCATCTGGCGCGAATACCTCGAAACCGTCACCAAAAAACGCGACGACTGGAAAGACTTCTACAAAGCCTGCCGGGCGGTGAGCTGA
- a CDS encoding DUF5691 domain-containing protein, translating to MTASDLPALLSAALIGIERAPLPTPGPDATGQAAARVTRDDPAGTLLARAALLTLAATAGRQPDPPAPAPTPAPSDPRPEAPARAARHLPHLGGPLLHEWLTLCHAHGYRVPALHLPRLLTLATQDRSLRVPLARVLGERGRWLAHHADSPALAHADAPDEPTWAALSDTDRDTLHRVLRALNPGAARALLRTQFDTERAASRKRLLSAVLDTLSDDDHTLEPLLEGALDDRSPDVQTLARQTLQRLRRSALNARLAAALHDPGTPPNPRDGLSGGPQARLSHVLRHAHPDALLHATPGGPPALITLARDHHLLDDLIAGTLTHRHQPLAQALLAHASTPALRALADPARTLQGGLHARDPDLILAALAHHPTPWTPEDSHAILALLQDTLRHVDHPSQWPQRWRTLHDHAHHLHPDTTPPPPLPPDAPHHAQSVWHDLTSTLDTRRQIRHDFKEHP from the coding sequence ATGACGGCTTCTGACCTCCCGGCCCTCCTGAGCGCCGCGCTGATCGGCATCGAACGCGCCCCCCTGCCCACCCCCGGCCCCGACGCCACCGGACAGGCCGCCGCGCGGGTCACCCGGGACGACCCGGCAGGTACCCTGCTGGCCCGCGCCGCGCTGCTGACCCTCGCCGCGACCGCCGGACGGCAACCCGACCCGCCCGCCCCGGCCCCCACCCCCGCCCCCAGCGACCCGCGCCCGGAGGCCCCGGCCCGCGCCGCGCGGCACCTCCCGCATCTGGGCGGCCCCCTGCTGCACGAGTGGCTGACCCTGTGCCACGCGCACGGCTACCGCGTCCCGGCGCTGCACCTGCCGCGCCTGCTGACCCTCGCCACGCAGGACCGCAGCCTGCGCGTCCCCCTCGCCCGCGTGCTGGGCGAACGGGGGCGCTGGCTGGCACACCACGCGGACAGCCCCGCCCTGGCTCACGCTGACGCCCCCGACGAGCCCACCTGGGCCGCCCTGAGCGACACCGACCGCGACACCCTGCACCGCGTGCTGCGAGCCCTCAACCCCGGCGCCGCCCGAGCCCTGCTACGCACGCAGTTCGACACGGAACGCGCTGCCAGCCGCAAACGCCTCCTGAGCGCCGTGCTGGACACCCTGAGTGACGACGACCACACCCTGGAACCCCTGCTGGAGGGCGCGCTGGACGACCGCAGCCCCGACGTGCAGACCCTCGCCCGGCAGACCCTTCAGCGCCTCCGGCGCAGCGCCCTGAACGCCCGACTGGCCGCCGCGCTCCACGACCCCGGCACGCCACCCAACCCCCGCGACGGCCTGAGCGGCGGCCCCCAGGCCCGACTCAGCCACGTCCTGCGGCACGCCCACCCCGACGCGCTGCTGCACGCCACGCCCGGCGGCCCCCCCGCCCTGATCACCCTGGCCCGCGACCACCACCTGCTCGACGACCTCATCGCGGGCACCCTTACACACCGTCACCAGCCCCTCGCCCAGGCGCTTCTCGCGCACGCGTCCACCCCGGCCCTGCGCGCCCTCGCCGACCCGGCCCGCACCCTCCAGGGCGGACTGCACGCCCGCGACCCCGACCTCATCCTCGCCGCCCTGGCGCACCACCCCACCCCCTGGACCCCCGAGGACAGCCACGCCATTCTCGCCCTCCTCCAGGACACCCTCCGGCACGTCGACCACCCCTCCCAGTGGCCGCAACGCTGGCGCACCCTGCACGACCACGCCCATCACCTCCACCCCGACACCACGCCCCCCCCACCCCTGCCACCCGACGCGCCCCACCACGCCCAGAGCGTCTGGCACGACCTGACGAGCACCCTCGACACCCGCAGGCAGATCCGGCACGACTTCAAGGAGCACCCATGA
- a CDS encoding SWIM zinc finger family protein — translation MTPTHDPILTLAPDAGSAASARTLATPARWPDLHAGPTHLWGHCQGSGARPYLTGVDHSGPDAPAFKCSCPSRKFPCKHALALLLLHESHPQHFGTDPTPDAIRTWLDGRAGKHAPPDADADADPAGETRSGPDPAAQAKRRAAREKKVSLGLDALQTFLKDLVRDGLAQAAARPYSDWDTQAARLVDAQAPGAARLVRMIPEVLPHPDRLLAHLGRLYLLTEAWPRRNTLSAPQQADLRAALGFPLDKAATIAAGGTDTRWLVLGHTISDEEHVRTRRSWLHEGGTTALLLDFAAPGWPLPPALPAGGSVRARLSPAQGAVPQRHVLDGEATRSAPAPLPAPVTLDGLLDAHGAALALNPWLERTAHHLGPVTVHPPTRDGDPWRAGDARGSLLLGGSDTARLTLLALGGGHPQTFTAEWDGQSLTPLCAVQDGTLHPLDGGEDDGF, via the coding sequence ATGACGCCCACCCACGACCCCATCCTGACCCTGGCCCCCGACGCAGGCAGCGCCGCCAGCGCCCGCACCCTCGCCACGCCCGCCCGCTGGCCCGACCTGCACGCCGGACCCACCCACCTGTGGGGCCACTGCCAGGGCAGCGGCGCGCGGCCCTACCTGACCGGCGTGGACCACAGCGGCCCGGACGCCCCAGCCTTCAAGTGCTCCTGCCCCAGCCGCAAGTTCCCCTGCAAGCACGCCCTGGCGCTGCTGCTCCTGCATGAATCGCACCCTCAGCACTTCGGCACCGACCCCACCCCGGACGCTATCCGGACGTGGCTGGACGGCCGGGCCGGGAAGCACGCTCCACCCGACGCCGACGCCGACGCCGACCCGGCAGGGGAGACCCGCAGCGGCCCTGACCCCGCCGCGCAGGCCAAACGCCGCGCCGCGCGCGAGAAGAAGGTCAGCCTGGGCCTAGACGCCCTGCAGACCTTCCTGAAAGACCTCGTCCGGGACGGACTGGCCCAGGCCGCCGCGCGACCCTACAGCGACTGGGACACCCAGGCCGCCCGCCTCGTGGACGCCCAGGCGCCCGGCGCCGCGCGACTGGTCCGGATGATCCCCGAAGTCCTGCCCCACCCGGACCGGCTGCTGGCCCACCTGGGCCGACTGTACCTGCTGACCGAGGCGTGGCCGCGCCGCAACACACTGAGCGCCCCGCAACAGGCCGACCTGCGCGCCGCGCTGGGCTTCCCGCTGGACAAGGCCGCCACCATCGCCGCCGGGGGGACCGACACCCGCTGGCTGGTGCTGGGCCACACCATCAGCGACGAGGAACACGTCCGCACCCGCCGCAGCTGGCTGCACGAAGGCGGCACCACCGCGCTCCTGCTGGACTTCGCCGCGCCCGGCTGGCCCCTGCCACCCGCCCTGCCCGCCGGGGGGAGCGTCCGCGCCCGCCTGAGCCCCGCCCAGGGCGCGGTCCCCCAGCGGCACGTCCTGGACGGCGAGGCCACCCGCAGCGCCCCCGCCCCCCTGCCCGCACCGGTCACCCTGGACGGGCTGCTCGACGCGCACGGCGCCGCCCTGGCCCTGAACCCCTGGCTGGAGCGCACCGCGCACCACCTCGGGCCCGTCACGGTCCACCCGCCCACGCGGGACGGCGACCCATGGCGGGCCGGGGACGCACGCGGCAGCCTCCTGCTGGGCGGCAGCGACACGGCCCGCCTCACCCTGCTGGCCCTGGGTGGCGGGCACCCGCAGACCTTCACCGCCGAATGGGACGGGCAGAGCCTCACCCCGCTATGCGCCGTGCAGGACGGCACCCTGCACCCCCTGGACGGAGGGGAAGATGACGGCTTCTGA
- a CDS encoding DUF5682 family protein, producing the protein MSVSIFPIRHHGPGSARSLEHALSQLNPDVVLVEGPSDADSVLPFLAQADLTPPVALLGYVNDDPSRAAFWPFAVFSPEFVALRWAARAGAGARFVDLPAGVVLAGERDGPEDELWDDPLGVLAQAAGFADFERWWESLVEARGDDFDVFAAVNEAMRAVRADALAPVGREAQREAFMRQGIRAALKEGFNRVAVVCGAWHAPALDVSLFPVKADAALLRGLPKAKVTLTWVPWTHGRLSVASGYGAGVRSPGYYEHLFTSRGAVAERWFARVARLLRAERLEASSASVIEATRLANALAALRGRALPGLEELNEAALSVFGWDGDLPLRLIEERLVVGEALGEVPDGVPTVPLARDVARQQKSLRLKVLPEKLDLELDLRSDNDLARSVLFHRLNLLGVPWAKPRGSGGLGTFREGWQLRWRPEFSVRLVEASRLGQTVRDAATASALEAARGAGTLAELTALLEVLRLADLPGALPVTLAALDERSALGADVPDVLRALPPLARLARYGDVRGRGPVAAGPAGGEVAPLETFRALLTRAAVGLPLAGVGLGDEAAAGVRDAVRGADAAVRLLDDPDVTAEWRAALRRTADREDPHPLLLGDALRRLRDACVLDAGQVEARLGLALSDPSPLAVTAWLDGFLGDTGALLVHDAGLLALVDSWLSGLDAEVFQSVLPLLRRVFARFEAPERRAIGEAVRGGTPASRLAPVAVDGARAARVVPVVLSLLGVSHK; encoded by the coding sequence GTGAGCGTCTCCATCTTTCCCATCCGTCATCACGGCCCCGGTTCGGCGCGCAGTCTTGAGCACGCGCTGTCGCAGCTCAATCCGGATGTGGTGCTGGTGGAGGGGCCGTCCGATGCGGATTCCGTGCTGCCGTTCCTGGCGCAGGCGGACCTGACGCCGCCCGTGGCACTCCTCGGCTACGTGAATGATGATCCTTCCCGCGCGGCGTTCTGGCCGTTCGCGGTGTTCAGTCCGGAGTTCGTGGCGCTGCGGTGGGCGGCGCGGGCGGGGGCGGGGGCGCGGTTCGTGGATCTTCCGGCGGGCGTGGTGCTGGCCGGAGAGCGGGACGGGCCGGAGGATGAGTTGTGGGATGATCCGCTGGGGGTGCTGGCGCAGGCGGCGGGTTTCGCGGATTTCGAGCGGTGGTGGGAGTCGCTGGTGGAGGCCCGCGGCGATGATTTCGATGTGTTCGCGGCGGTGAACGAGGCGATGCGGGCCGTGCGGGCGGACGCGCTGGCGCCGGTGGGTCGGGAGGCACAGCGGGAGGCGTTCATGCGGCAGGGCATCCGCGCGGCGCTCAAGGAGGGGTTCAATCGGGTGGCGGTGGTGTGTGGGGCATGGCACGCGCCCGCGCTGGACGTCTCATTGTTTCCGGTGAAGGCGGACGCGGCGCTGCTCAGGGGCTTGCCGAAGGCGAAGGTGACGCTGACGTGGGTGCCGTGGACGCATGGTCGCCTGAGCGTGGCGAGCGGGTACGGGGCGGGCGTGCGCTCGCCCGGGTACTACGAGCATCTGTTCACGTCGCGCGGCGCGGTCGCGGAGCGCTGGTTTGCGCGGGTGGCGCGGCTGCTGCGCGCGGAGCGGCTGGAGGCGAGCAGCGCGTCGGTGATTGAGGCGACGCGGCTGGCGAATGCGCTGGCGGCGCTGCGGGGGCGGGCGCTGCCGGGGCTGGAGGAGCTGAACGAAGCGGCGCTGAGCGTGTTCGGCTGGGACGGGGACCTGCCGCTGCGGCTGATCGAGGAGCGGCTGGTGGTGGGGGAGGCGCTGGGTGAGGTGCCGGACGGGGTGCCGACGGTGCCGCTGGCGCGGGACGTGGCGCGGCAGCAGAAGAGTTTGCGGCTGAAGGTGCTGCCGGAGAAGCTGGACCTGGAGCTGGACCTGCGGTCGGACAACGATCTGGCGCGCAGCGTGCTGTTTCACCGCCTGAATCTGCTGGGCGTGCCGTGGGCGAAACCCCGAGGGTCGGGCGGCTTGGGGACGTTCCGCGAGGGGTGGCAGCTGCGCTGGCGGCCGGAGTTCAGCGTGCGGCTGGTCGAGGCGAGTCGGCTGGGGCAGACGGTGCGGGACGCGGCGACGGCGTCCGCGCTGGAGGCCGCGCGGGGCGCGGGGACGCTGGCGGAGCTGACGGCGCTGCTGGAGGTGCTGCGCCTCGCTGACCTGCCCGGCGCGCTGCCGGTGACGCTCGCGGCGCTGGACGAGCGGTCGGCGCTGGGCGCGGACGTGCCGGACGTGCTGCGGGCGCTGCCGCCCCTGGCGCGGCTGGCGCGCTACGGGGACGTGCGTGGGCGCGGCCCTGTGGCCGCCGGTCCGGCTGGGGGAGAGGTGGCCCCGCTGGAGACCTTCCGGGCGCTGCTGACCCGCGCGGCGGTGGGCCTGCCGCTGGCCGGGGTGGGCCTGGGGGACGAGGCGGCCGCCGGGGTGCGGGACGCTGTGCGAGGGGCGGACGCGGCCGTGCGCCTGCTGGACGATCCGGACGTGACGGCCGAGTGGCGCGCGGCCCTGCGCCGGACGGCGGACCGGGAGGACCCGCATCCGCTGCTGCTGGGGGACGCGCTGCGCCGCCTGCGCGACGCTTGTGTGCTGGACGCCGGTCAGGTGGAGGCGCGGCTGGGGCTGGCCCTGAGCGACCCGTCGCCGCTGGCGGTCACGGCGTGGCTGGACGGCTTCCTGGGGGACACCGGGGCGCTGCTGGTGCATGACGCGGGCCTGCTGGCGCTGGTGGACAGCTGGCTGTCGGGCCTGGACGCCGAGGTGTTCCAGAGTGTGCTGCCGCTGCTGCGGCGGGTGTTCGCGCGCTTCGAGGCCCCCGAGCGCCGCGCGATCGGTGAGGCGGTGCGCGGGGGGACGCCCGCCTCGCGTCTCGCGCCGGTCGCGGTGGACGGGGCGCGGGCGGCGCGGGTCGTGCCGGTCGTGCTGAGCCTGCTGGGGGTCTCCCACAAATGA